A single Marinitoga aeolica DNA region contains:
- a CDS encoding alpha-amylase, with protein MKRFFLNVLVIITLILLLLTGCVKQVDENSGEIITSTSIVKGEWAQAYFRGTPNNWGTTLMQKVAPNTWEIIITFNNGDGYGSPRFKIDHYGDWSESYPASDYVVEPYTTYKITFYDDTHYIDVKKYTSPINGVMLQAFQWYLPEYDENTQRGLWVELSEKMSDFASMGITALWMPPAYKGQAGKSDVGYGVYDMYDLGEFNQKGSIATKYGTKDQYLNVVSSAHLYNLQVYADVVFNHRMGADATEWVNATKVSWNDRNLELENREIEAWTVFDFPGRANKYSDFKWRWYYFDGVDWDQSTQESAIFRFNGIGKEWDWEVDTENANYDYLMGADLDMEHPDVVQELKNWGKWYVDFTNVDGFRLDAVKHIKFDFFNDWLDYMRNTTGKELFTVGEYWSTDINKLNNYITKTEGRMSLFDVPLHQHFHDASNAGGYYDMRNIFNGTLVQSNPVKAVTFVENHDTQPGQSLSSSVEDWFKPLAYAMILLRKDGYPCVFYGDMYGAPNITAQYEIIKKLIEARKLYAYGDQYDYLDHWDIIGWTRLGDLEHPKVMAVILTDGPGGSKWMYVGKKNAKFVDYLGNRSDEVWSNSDGWAEFKVNGGSVSVWVEQ; from the coding sequence GTGAAACGCTTTTTTTTGAATGTTTTAGTTATTATTACATTGATTTTGTTATTGTTAACAGGGTGTGTGAAACAAGTTGATGAAAATTCTGGAGAAATTATAACTTCTACCAGTATTGTTAAAGGCGAATGGGCTCAGGCGTATTTCAGAGGAACTCCAAACAATTGGGGAACAACATTAATGCAAAAGGTCGCGCCAAACACATGGGAGATTATAATAACATTTAATAATGGTGATGGATATGGATCTCCACGATTCAAGATAGATCATTATGGGGATTGGAGCGAAAGTTATCCTGCATCTGATTATGTGGTCGAACCATATACTACTTATAAAATAACTTTTTATGATGATACGCATTATATTGATGTAAAAAAATATACAAGTCCTATAAATGGAGTTATGTTACAGGCTTTTCAATGGTATTTACCAGAGTATGATGAAAATACACAAAGAGGTTTATGGGTAGAACTTTCTGAAAAGATGTCTGATTTTGCATCTATGGGAATAACTGCATTGTGGATGCCTCCAGCATATAAAGGCCAAGCAGGAAAAAGTGATGTGGGATATGGTGTGTATGATATGTATGATCTTGGAGAATTTAATCAAAAAGGAAGTATTGCAACAAAATATGGAACAAAAGATCAATATTTAAATGTTGTAAGTTCTGCACATTTATATAATCTCCAAGTTTATGCTGATGTTGTATTTAATCATAGAATGGGTGCAGATGCAACAGAATGGGTTAATGCTACCAAAGTTTCTTGGAATGACAGAAATTTGGAACTTGAAAATAGAGAAATTGAGGCATGGACTGTTTTCGATTTTCCAGGGAGGGCAAATAAATATTCTGATTTCAAATGGAGATGGTATTATTTTGATGGAGTTGATTGGGATCAAAGTACTCAGGAAAGTGCAATATTTCGATTTAACGGAATAGGAAAAGAATGGGATTGGGAAGTTGACACTGAGAATGCAAATTATGATTATTTAATGGGTGCAGATTTAGATATGGAACATCCAGATGTTGTTCAAGAACTAAAGAATTGGGGGAAATGGTATGTTGATTTTACAAATGTTGATGGATTTAGACTGGATGCTGTGAAGCATATAAAGTTTGATTTTTTCAATGACTGGTTAGACTATATGAGAAACACAACAGGAAAAGAATTATTTACTGTTGGAGAATATTGGAGTACAGATATAAACAAATTAAATAACTATATTACAAAAACTGAAGGAAGAATGTCATTATTTGATGTGCCTTTACACCAACATTTTCATGATGCTTCAAATGCTGGTGGATATTATGACATGAGAAATATTTTCAATGGGACACTTGTACAATCAAATCCAGTAAAAGCTGTAACCTTTGTGGAAAACCACGATACACAACCTGGTCAATCACTATCTTCTTCAGTAGAAGATTGGTTTAAACCATTGGCATATGCAATGATTTTATTAAGAAAAGATGGTTATCCGTGTGTTTTTTATGGAGATATGTATGGTGCTCCTAATATAACAGCGCAATATGAAATTATAAAAAAATTAATAGAGGCAAGGAAATTATATGCTTATGGTGATCAATATGATTATTTAGATCATTGGGATATAATTGGATGGACCAGATTAGGAGATTTAGAACATCCAAAAGTTATGGCTGTAATATTAACAGATGGTCCCGGTGGAAGCAAATGGATGTATGTTGGAAAGAAAAATGCAAAATTTGTAGATTATTTAGGAAACAGAAGTGATGAAGTGTGGTCAAATTCTGATGGTTGGGCAGAGTTTAAGGTAAATGGCGGTTCAGTTTCTGTGTGGG